A genomic region of Parambassis ranga chromosome 7, fParRan2.1, whole genome shotgun sequence contains the following coding sequences:
- the r3hdml gene encoding peptidase inhibitor R3HDML → MWMMPHMEAAAAAAVLSSSTEMLDSSRGAAEPRSDFGMLVEAAGVSHSRRKRAISPREVNALLDYHNRVRSQVFPPAANMEYMMWDEGLAKSADSWASRCVWDHGPTHAMKYTGQNLSVTTGRYQSITDLVRSWYEERHRFSYPNRCTGSVCSHYTQMVWASTSRVGCAVRKCSNMHVFGSTWREATLLVCNYSIKGNWVGEAPYKRGKPCSVCPSSYGGSCWRNQCSRSTKSRRL, encoded by the exons ATGTGGATGATGCCTCACATGGAGGCTGCCGCGGCAGCAGCTGTGCTCTCGAGCTCCACAGAGATGCTCGACTCGAGCAGAGGTGCAGCTGAACCTCGGTCAGACTTCGGGATGCTCGTGGAAGCTGCTGGCGTGTCTCACAGCAGGCGGAAACGAGCCATTTCACCCAGAGAGGTGAACGCCCTGCTGGATTACCACAACCGGGTCCGCTCCCAGGTCTTCCCCCCTGCTGCTAATATGGAGTACATG ATGTGGGATGAAGGACTCGCCAAGTCAGCCGACTCCTGGGCCTCACGGTGCGTTTGGGATCACGGTCCGACACACGCCATGAAATACACGGGCCAGAATCTGTCAGTCACCACAGGAAG GTACCAGTCCATCACAGATCTGGTCCGGTCCTGGTACGAAGAGAGGCATCGGTTCTCCTACCCAAACAGATGCACTGGATCTGTGTGCTCTCACTACACTCAG ATGGTGTGGGCGAGCACCAGCAGGGTGGGATGTGCTGTCAGGAAATGCTCCAACATGCATGTGTTTGGGAGCACATGGAGGGAGGCCACACTTCTGGTCTGCAACTACTCCATAAA aggaaACTGGGTGGGAGAAGCCCCTTATAAGAGAGGGAAGCCATGTTCTGTGTGTCCATCCAGCTATGGAGGCTCCTGCTGGAGGAACCAGTGTTCACGCAGCACAAAAAGCAGAAGACTTTAA